The Anabaena sp. PCC 7108 region CAGATCTCAATGCGCTGATGACCAAACTTGACCTCCGCGATGCCGTGCTGGTCGGTTTCTCTATGGGGACAGGTGAAGTAACACGCTATCTCGGCAAATACGGATCAGAGCGTGTGCAAAAAGCCGTGCTGATGGCTCCTGTTCCTCCTTTCCTGTTAAAGACAGACGATAACCCAGAAGGCGTTGAGCAAAGCGTTTTCGACGGGATTATGAAAGCGATTGTTGAAGACCGTCCAGCCTATTTTTCCGCATTCTTCAAAGATTTTTTCAACGTGGATTTACTGCTTGGAGACCGCATCAGCCATGAAGCAATTCAAGCCAGTTGGAATGTTGCAGCAGCAGCCTCTGCTAAGGCAACTCTGGATTGTGTGCCATCTTGGTTGACTGATTTTCGTGACGCTCTACCTCGCATTGATGTGCCAACCTTGATCATTCATGGAGATAGTGATCGCATTCTGCCATTTGAGTCTACCGCAAAGAGACTGCCCCAGCTAATTAAAGACAGTCGCCTTGTGGTGATACCTGGCGGCCCTCATGCTATCAATTGGACTCATGCCGAACAAGTGAATCCTTTACTGCTGGACTTTCTTAAAGGAAATTAATCAGAATT contains the following coding sequences:
- a CDS encoding alpha/beta fold hydrolase — protein: MAYITVGQENSANIDIYYEDLGTGQPVVLIHGFPLSGHSWEKQVLVLLNEGYRVITYDRRGFGNSSQPSFGYDYDTFASDLNALMTKLDLRDAVLVGFSMGTGEVTRYLGKYGSERVQKAVLMAPVPPFLLKTDDNPEGVEQSVFDGIMKAIVEDRPAYFSAFFKDFFNVDLLLGDRISHEAIQASWNVAAAASAKATLDCVPSWLTDFRDALPRIDVPTLIIHGDSDRILPFESTAKRLPQLIKDSRLVVIPGGPHAINWTHAEQVNPLLLDFLKGN